TTGTATAATGACAAAATAATAAAACAGCGAAAATACAACCCAATACATGTTCGACAGAGGAGGAACAACATGAGACATTTTCGGTTCTATTGTCTGTTCGTGGCGGCGTTAGCTGCGGGGTGCGGGACCTTCGGCGGCACCCGTGCGTTCACGCTGAGAGATGGCATTCCGTTGGCCACGGATGTCCGCGCAACCTTCGGCGGGCTCGCAAAGGAGCAAGACGCATCGAAAGCAGTCGCTGTGTTTGTCTTCGGATTCTCGGGCTTTGACGAAGACGACGAGAACAATCTCGCGTCATCATTGGAGAGCACGCTAGCGTCAATGAACAGGGCTGGCACTGGCCCGGAGCGACATGTCATCGTCCACGTGATGGTGCGGCGCTACATGGTAGTGGCCAGCAACAACGCCGTTGGAGTCTTGGCTTGCGTGTCGTGGGCTCTTGTCGAACAGCGCCGCGCAGTCTTCTCTGAACAGTTCTACGCTGCTCACTCAGGCTTCCTCGTTGCCACGGTAGGTGGCACAAAGAACGACGTCAACGAGACGATCGTACGGCGAGTTGCCCTTCGTGCACTATGGGCTTCGCGCCCCAGCCCAAGCCGAGGTGAGGCTCCGATCACGCAAAAAACCTTCGACGACATTGATTCCGCAGCGCGCGAGGTTCCATCGCAGTTCGTTACGATTCATAGTCTTACCCGATATTTCTTGGTCGCATCCCAGGCTCCTCAGTGGGGCTGGGCTGAAGTCAGCGAGCCTCTTGACTGGAACAAGGTCCTTGCCGAGCGTGGGCTTGTTGACCCTCAATGAGCCGGCACCTTCTTTCAATGGGTTGGCCTTGGAATTTGCCGAACCAGCGCGTCAAGCTGACGGGGCGCTTCCGTCGCGCCACTCCGTGGCGACCGCGCCCCGCAGCTTACGCGCAAGCGTTAGGCGGCGTTCCTCTTAATCGTGATTGAACACAATTGCAGGAGGGTTTCAGATGAACCCAACAAACACCTCGATTTTTGACCTGAGCCCGTCGGAGAAGCTCCAGCTCGTGGAAGACTTATGGGATGACCTTGCGGTCACTCCCGAAGAGATACCCGTCCAGGACTGGCAAAAAGAAGAGCTGGCGCGGAGAAAGGCCAACCTGATCAATAATCCGGCTTCCGGACTCACGTGGGAAGAAGTCAAACGAAGGGTCCAATGTCGCTATGGCCGCTGAGTTGATCATTGCCTCGGAGGCCGAGCAAGACATCGTGGAGGTG
The DNA window shown above is from candidate division TA06 bacterium and carries:
- a CDS encoding addiction module protein, whose protein sequence is MNPTNTSIFDLSPSEKLQLVEDLWDDLAVTPEEIPVQDWQKEELARRKANLINNPASGLTWEEVKRRVQCRYGR